The Acidobacteriota bacterium sequence CGTCGAGCAGCTCGGAGCCCGCGCTTCGGTGAACCGGAGGGCTCCCTCGGCCCACCGGGACAGGTGCGGCATCACCGGCCGCCCTCCCACCGTCCGGTCCAGCTCGTCCGCCCGGAGGGAGTCGATGACGATCAGCACGATGTCCGGAGCGGCTCGGGGGCCGCGCCGCGCCATTCCCCAGACCGCCGCCGCGCCGGCAGCGATTCCCAGAGCGAGGAGCCAGCCGCTCTTCCCGCGCAGCACGTCGGTTCCTCCCGCCCCCGATGGTAGCCGAATCGAGGGCGTGGTGGTGGCGCAGCGCGATCCGGTCCCCCACAATGGGAGCACCCCGTCCCGGGTGGCCGGACGGGGCGAGGAGCCCTGGATGATCGCACCGGAGGAGGTCCGGCGGCGCCTGGAAGCCGCGTTCCCGGGCGCGAGGGTGAAAGTCAGCGACATGACCGGCGGCGGCGACCACTATCAGGTCGAGGTCGTCTCCGAGGCCTTTTCGGGCAAGTCCTACGTGGAACGGCACCGGATGGTGTACGCCGTCTTCGGGGACGTGCTCGGCGGGGACCTTCACGCCCTGTCG is a genomic window containing:
- a CDS encoding BolA family transcriptional regulator; protein product: MIAPEEVRRRLEAAFPGARVKVSDMTGGGDHYQVEVVSEAFSGKSYVERHRMVYAVFGDVLGGDLHALSVSARTPDE